CTGGCAGATGGCCACCGAGGCAATGGGGCAGGACATCCAAACACAAGACCAGGTGGCCCTGCACACCTTCCTTGCCCTCTGTGAAGCAGGAAAAGTGCTGGGGATTCCTGCATCTGCAACAGGTCCTCTGGACGGAGACCCCCTCTTGATGGCCCTGCAAGATTTGCCCACCAACCCACAGGCAGCAGACGGTCTGCAAAGCACTGCTCAGGAGGTCCTGCTTGGCCTCTGGACGGTGGGGTTGCTGGGAGAAGGTTCACCCGAGCAAGCCTGAGGTTTCAGGACACCACAAGAAAGCAGGGAGGCCTTTGAAGGTCTCCCTCTGGTTTTTGGATCTTTGCACCCCGAATCAGAGTCGGGTGATTTTGTGGTCTTCCACGTGGTACAGCAAAGGAATGACTGGCAACCCCAGACGCTGGGCCAACCTTCTGGCTTCCCTGCGGGTGTACTCGGGGGCGTCCAGAATGGCCAGAGAAGCAATCTGGCTGCGGTAATCCCGTTTGACTTCCTCGCTGGCGGGAAGTTCTTCCACGACATAAGGATTGGGATGCTGCATGGCGCAATCCGTGTGTCCAATGATGGCAACACCGTGAATGCCTGTGCGGGCCACACTGAAGGCCAGATAAGGCTCAATGGGCAGGGTGTTGGCTCCGCCTGTGCGCAGCACAAAAGCAAAATTGCCGGGAAGACGCAAATTTATGCGGTAATCCATGCAGGTGACGATGGCAAGTTGAGGAACCTCAAAAGGGGCAATGTCTGCCTGCTTGTTGTGGCTGTCCAGCAAAACATTGATGGCCTCTTCGGCTTCCAGGGTGTACTCGGGATGGTCAATCACAGGGATACCTCGCATATGTAGGGATTAATTATGCTACGAAAAGCAGTCTTGCCACGACCAGAAGTACAATCAATAGGTAAATCACCTTGACGAAAGTGCTTCCTTTCAAGATGGCCAGTCGGGCACCCAGGGTGGCACCCAGGGCATTGGCCACCCCCATGGGCAGGCCAATCATCCACACCATTTTCCCACTGATCAGGAAGGTGATGAAAGCCCCCAGATTGGTGATGAAGTTGATGAAACGCGCATTTCCGCTGCCCACCACGAAATCAAACTTCAGGTAACGCACAAACAGGAACATCAAAAAGGTTCCGGTTCCGGGTCCAAAAAAACCGTCATACATCCCGATCACCAGAGAACCCAGCCCACCAATGATGAGGGTTCTTTTGGTCAGCCCTTCGTAATGGTTTTCCAGTCCCATGCGTTTGTTTGTCACCACCAGAATGCCCACCAGTATCACCAATCCCGCAATGATCAACCGGAAAGCATCTTGATCTTTGAAGCCCAGCACCAGTTGAGCCCCCAGAGCGCTTCCCAGCAAAGCAATGATCGCAAGCCTCCACACCAATTTCAGTTCGATTTTTCCCTTTCTGAAGTATTGGTAGGTGGAACTGGCACTCCCGAAAATGGCCAGCAGTTTGTTGGTGGCCACCACCTGGCCCGGTGGCAGACCCATGAAAAACAGCGTGGGAAGCGTGATGACCCCGCCTCCTCCAGCAATGGCGTCGATGAGGCCAGCCAGAAAGGCCAGAGGGATGCCGTAAGACAGCACGGTCAGAAGGTCAATGTCAGGCACGCGGGTATCCTAACATGGCTGTGGTGGTGGGGGTCTATCGGTGAGGTGGCTTATTGGAAGGGCAGAAGGCAGCGACGCCGCGCCAACCGAACCGCTTCGGAGGCGCATCTTGGGGTCAAGAAGAAGGCAGTAGGCAGAAGGGGCCGAGTGCTGAGGGCTTGCAAGGTCAAGCCAGAGGGCGACGACCCACGCCACTCAAGCCGATTTGGTCGGCGTTGTCAGGTCGATAAGGTGCTTCTTGGGGCGAAGAAGAATGTTGTCCCTACGTACGGGCGAGGCACGCCTCGCCCGTGACAGAACCCCTGCTGGACGATTTCTGCTGTGAACTGTTCACTGTAAACTGTGCCAGCCTACTTCAAAAACTTCATCAAGTCGGGTTCAAAGCGGAACACGTAAATGCTGGAGTAAATTTTGACCGTGCCTTTTTGGAGCAGCAAAAGACTGCCATCCAGCATCCCCCCAGAGATCTGCAAGACCGGAGTGTTTTTGAAGGTGCCTTTCTGTAGGGTTTTGGGAGCCAGGTCTCTCAGGGTTCCGCTGAAGCCTTTCAGGAAAACAAAATACGTCTGGCTGCGGGCTTCAGGGTCGTAGGTCACCTCGGCATATTTGCTGTTCAGCTCGGGGAGGCCTTTCGTCCAGATCACTTTTTTGCGTTTGTCGGGCACTTTGACCCTGGAGGACAGACGCGAATCGAACATGCCCACTGCAGCCTGATTGACGCGGGCATCCAGACCTGCAGCCAGAGCAGCAGAGGAGAGGAGCAGAAACACAGCAAGCAAACGCTTCATGTCGGTCATTGTATCGGTCCATGATGTGAAGCTTTGTGAAGTGAACCGGCACGGATCCCATGGATTCAGAAACATTGAAAGCCCGCAGAGGGTTCATGTTCCCATCAAGCCTGATTTGAAATCAACGTTTGATGCGTTTTTTGCCTTCTGCTTTCTGCATTCTGCGTTCTCCACCACTTCCTGATGCATTGGGGTGGACATCCCACCTGACCCAGCATGGCTTAAACATCCCTCGCCCAAAAAACGTCTGAGAGGTTACAATAACCAGAGTGCCTGCGGACTCAGGCTCCTCTGGAGGAAAAGATGTCGATAGATTACAAGAGCGCTGGTGTGGACATTGACGCCGGAAACCGCGCTGTGGAACTGATGAAAGATGCCGTGAAACGCACCTACACCCCTCAGGTGCTGGCGGGCGTGGGCTCTTTCGGTGGGCTGTTTTCGGCCCTGAACTTCAAAGACATGGAAGAACCCGTGCTGGTGGCCTCCACCGACGGGGTCGGGACCAAGACCAAGGTGGCGGTGGCCGCCCAGAAGTTTGACACGCTGGGCATGGACATCGTGAACCACTGCGTCAATGACATTCTGGTGCAAGGCGCACGTCCCCTGTTCTTTCTGGACTACGTGGCCACAGGCAAACTGGTCCCAGAGACCGTTGCCACAGTG
This genomic window from Deinococcus misasensis DSM 22328 contains:
- a CDS encoding DUF6979 family protein is translated as MSQYGDIAILAVELFPDLQDPRDAWQMATEAMGQDIQTQDQVALHTFLALCEAGKVLGIPASATGPLDGDPLLMALQDLPTNPQAADGLQSTAQEVLLGLWTVGLLGEGSPEQA
- a CDS encoding TSUP family transporter, whose product is MPDIDLLTVLSYGIPLAFLAGLIDAIAGGGGVITLPTLFFMGLPPGQVVATNKLLAIFGSASSTYQYFRKGKIELKLVWRLAIIALLGSALGAQLVLGFKDQDAFRLIIAGLVILVGILVVTNKRMGLENHYEGLTKRTLIIGGLGSLVIGMYDGFFGPGTGTFLMFLFVRYLKFDFVVGSGNARFINFITNLGAFITFLISGKMVWMIGLPMGVANALGATLGARLAILKGSTFVKVIYLLIVLLVVARLLFVA